TACCGAGTTAATACCACGTTAACACATGCAATCGCATCGCGAGGGTTGATTAATTAGTTTCAGTAATGGACTGCCGCTAGTTCTAGAAGCTAGGAATTTTAGTTATAATAATGCTGCATTAaggttaggtatttaaatttatGCTGTTATCTTTTACCTACGGGTTATTTAATAAGTGTAGAACATTAGGTCTTGAATTAGCATTGCAACTCGACTTTTATTAAATTCAGCAATGTTTTTTCTATAGCCCGTGAGATAGCAATGTTTGTTCAATCTTGTAATGTATAAGACTCCATAGTAAGTAGATTAGGCGGCAATCGTACCGAAAAACTACGTTTAATTTCTGAACGCCTTGAAACACATGAAAAGTGTCTTGAAGAAACTCCTTCgaaacaattcaaaataatgcaGACATTAGCAATAACATTAGGTGAAGCAAAAAGATAAACAATTATGAAAACTTGTAAACTTCGAAGATTCGCGTTATATCTTAATCTAACGTAGAAATGACGTAATGACATCGATATTTCGACACGTAGGTTTCAGCTGTTGGCACCACCGCCATGTTTGTTCTGAAGCGCGGGAAATTATCCAGATTTCGCGGGCAAATCTCCCTTTTGTTTATGACCTGACAAAAGCATAAATACTGTTACTGAAATGataactttatataattttgaactGTATGATTTTGTTTTACGGACGTtgaatctacactaatatagtaaagagcatttttttttgtttctttgtttgtgccCCAAGGGCTCCGAagctacagaaccgatttgaaaaattctttcactgttagaaagctacactcttcccgagtaacataggctacatttcaTCCCGGTAGTTCTCActagacgcgggtgaaaccgcgggaaaacagctagtaagtaAATGATATGATGTATTTTTCAATGGCCGTTATTTGAAGTGATTTGTTTGCAAATGTTCCGCGTGTGTGTTCGTTTGTTTTGCCATTAAATTAAGGATTACCGCAGTTATGGTTATATTAATGTGTTTATGCTTTGTGAGTGCTGAAGTGGGCTGCCTTGAGATCTATGGGCGAACGTTAAGTATGATATATTCCATGATTTCATGGGCCATTATGATCAGTTTTCGTAATTTGTGCTATGAAAGCTTTATTGGAGATTCAGGtgtttcagaaaaatattgtgttatgagaggttaatttataatttttagccCATCTTTCCAATAATCCGATTGGTCAATCGGTTACCACCCGTATGGCTACTGGCTGTCTAGGGCGTATGTCTCTGATTAAGTAGTTAGGTACTCAGCTCAATATAATgcaccaatattttttatctttaaaattgttttaagtttattaagaTTATTATAACAAGTAGCTAACATCTTCTGAAGATCTTTAGGCCATTTAATTACGTAGAACCATATCtctaaactgaaaaaaaacctaaccaGCTTTAACATCTCCGATCGCGAGAGATATgagttatttctattttttttttaataaaaaaagggcAAAGGAATCGTGGCATTAATCCGTTGGCTTGAAAGGAGGCCGGGCGGCCCCCCGGTGGGGGATGGCAGGTGCGTGTGCGCAGCGTAGGCGACCGGGGAAATGTGGGGACAAGTGTGACCCGCCATTGTGTTATAAACAACCAGTTTTTGATTATATTTCACACCTATATTCCTAACATTACTTTAATCTTCAAACAGCCGAATTTTTCTTCAATTAATAAGACATAAAGActtttatttcaagtaacatAGTAACTATAATATATTTAAGCTTCGTATCTTTGACTAAGGATCTctaaaaatttgtaaaaaaaatacaaaaaaagacGTATCGCTCGCAGCGCCCCTTGCGGCGAGCAGGCGGAACCAATCGCTTCGCTCCGGGGTGATATTATTTCATGTGCTGGACGCTTGCTGGACGGGATCACACAGGCTCTCGTCATAATTGTTAACACGCACATTAAGGATCATGTTATTTTTggataggattaaaacttggaTTTGTTTACAGTTCAATAACTTATGAGCAATCTTGCAAGATTTTTAGAGAACGCCAGTCTGACCATTATTGTGAGCAAATTTTTCAGAAGCACAGCGTTCTTAGCCACCATATTCACGAAGGAGATCAGAAACAAGAGGACAAATACAAACACTGTCTATTCCCCTCTCTCTCATTTTCTCTTATTATCCTCAGGGACGGCAATCTGATACTattggagagagatcaggtgtaGGATTAACAGCTTAACGTGATCTTCAGATACAGGAGCGTATCACCACCAACTTTCAGTGTCCAAGgtgttcgaaagagttagcgTGAACCTGTTACAAAAGGACTCTAGAAGTAAGTAACAAAGGTAGGTTTTAATCATGAAAAGTGACACTCCCTTCTCCTACTACATCGGGAAGGGTAAGTTGataattttccacaaaaaaGGTTAGTATTAATAAGCCAGGACGTACATCCCTCAAGGTCTGACTGAAACAGCGGGAAATagccattttattataaaaacattcgCAATTCCTCATATACCATCTATTTTATGTCTATTTTATGTGCGTAAGAGCATTTCTGCTGCAACTGAAATAAAACTACATGGAGGGAACATATAAATGTGACTCACGCAGCGGGAACACTAATCGATAGTGTTGTACCTATGTCGTGATTATGTATCGATTGATtgacgatatttttattttataggattTCGCTTATGTGCTAAACAAGATGATGGTTGCCTAGTTGGCTAAAAGGCATGAATTTGGTATCGGGGTGGTTAAGTTTAGGAATAAACAATGAGCTAAGTAGCTATACAGATTATGTAATATACTGATCAAAATTGCATTTTCAAAACTTTGATGCTAGAGTTGAAAGCAGAATATCGATGGATATGGGTAGCTTGGTTTGCCCTGCTTTTTTTACTTTGAACTATAttgttcaaagtaaaaaaaGCAGGGTAGATTAGAGCCTGTAAAAATCCTCTCTTTCAATTGAGGATGTAGCGtaagtatctatttattttgtgatatcCGGCTTCAGGAAGTAGTTGCCTTGGAGCGGGTAAGACTTTTAACTGTATCTTGTTTCCAGGTATTCTGTGATCAGACGGAATCAAGAGAGGAATCAAACTTGCAATCTTTGTCACTCGATACTCGATGTCTATGACATAACCATAGAGCATAATGTCCATAGCATAATTATTTCCCGCGCAACAGGAAACCAGTGTTGCTATCGCGCAATTTGACTTTCTCTGCAATCTTGCCATCTAGGATAATTTAGGTTGCATAATCTATGCATGTTGTGGTCAATTTAAGGCTGTGTTGCAGAAAAAGCGACGCTAATTTTATGTAGATGCGCGAAATTGTGAAGGAAAGGGGTTAGTTAACAATTTGGACATGACCTGCTTTGTACGCAGTACGAACGTCACAAAAATTTGGTCAGTATCGCaacaactgaaaactttgaatggaatcaagattttctttaaacaacaaTCACTTTAATGTACTCAAACATAACCCTATTCTGGATGAACAATAAAACTAGAAACGCAAGTTTATAGATAAACTACTTTAGCTGTTTTGTTCTTATCAAATGTAGCATATAGGTAGCTAACAACACCCACAAATGTCTGCACAAATGTCTGCAAATGTATGCATGTATATTGattaaagaattttgaaaatattgttagtGAATCCGAAGAACAGTTTGTGAGGTTGATATTAGCAAAATAGCTTCGCTTCGTCTCTGCTTTTAGTATGCATCAGGATTTATTACAATCACTGCGTCCATGCTAGATTACAATATAATGAGTGCACTTACATTTCGTTTTCAGGAAGCCTCTTTAACTTCATACTACATTTTAGTCACCTCATGGAGAACAGAATTTTCGGTCATTAACTTTCaccttaaaaaaatctatccCTATCGGTTCATCTGTAGAGCCACGGTGGTACAGACATAGCGGTCAAACTTATGTCACTCCTTTTTTGCATTGggggttaaaataaaatccttgaTTAATAgcatttctttcttcttttatatttcTCTGCCTGATCATttcattattctttattgtacacaatacatattttaatacacaCACAATAGAGAAAAgttatgtacaaaggcgagcttaacacattcactgcgttacggcaagtatttggccgtattcgactctcagccagtgcggtagctcgttgtccttgttttgcgtactgtgcgggggcgatttatctaagttcccttgcgcgtaggaatgagatagtgatattttcaatattgttgcttttaatataataatattgtacactaacaatatacggcaaaatagttgccgtaacgcacagtaaaataattattttcattcagtgcggTACGGCGAATATCTTGCCGTACCCTAACCCCACACTGCATGCGTCCGCGCGGCGGTTCAGTGTGCGCTAGTGCTGGCCGTAAGCAagacgtaacaatattttttgtgaaaaatattacgcggttctgctacaatgagacgttcacataaaaaaaactggatttgagtagagagagagaggggaaatcatcatcttgatgccaaagatgtcaagtgtgaaaataattcagtggaataactacctacttactaagtttcatacacgtcctttaatagtttttagtttttttaaaattggtctgttggcgtagtggttgtgggttagattcccacacaaatcaaacattctttgtctAGTTGTCTGTGTATATTGTGGTCTGGATatattttctaactatactatgcattatatgtatttgggactaggtggcgctatagtgtgattgtggtagaatataaatacatatttatacatattatataattaggttacataattatgttgatttatataataatataacactgataaatatgaatattttatctacaataaaaaatatttttaaactatcgactatcattccagaagtaaaccccatccctagcattttttcacttctacgctgtacggcatatatattgccgcgaatgaaagattttgaaaaatctctgtatctttcaaagtataacagagaacccggggcgactgcagctaggtgtaaacaaggatatagtctatcgatttgttgataaaaaccattgatataggtggtttccacgtctgtataggctttgaaagtcaggttctggtacggcaaaatagaagccgtaacgcatatcaggaaatatagatacgggcagcatttgtctcgtatcgcactaaaagaaagtttagatttaacgctgccgcagtgaatgtgttaacccagaattgggttctctgaCAGCAAACCTCAGAGCGATCACACCCGACCGTGATGGCTGATTTACACGTAGCTTTTTggttactactactactaagcGAAATCGGTCTCATAATTGATACAGGTAGATTAACTTACCAATGAACATCTGTAATCGGGAACTGAAtccatactaataatataataaagaggaaacatttttttgtttgtaagctAAAGTTTCTgaaactgaaccaatttgaaaaattatttcactgttggaaagctacactcttcccgagtaacatatgcaATTTTTCATCCCTGGGCAGTAGATCCGgtaggaaacagctagtaaataaatgacTAGGTTGGTAGTTCAATGTTGAAGGTATGACCTGGTCAGACTGAAAGCCAGCACCAATTTAGTTGGCTAAGCTAATGATTTTGCGAAATCTAAAGAGTGTTTACGATGTGCTAATAATATTCATGACACAGCTTAAGATACCTAAGTGGTCACTTGTGACAAGATGGGTGACCACCCATCTGCAGACCGTTTACGATCATATTAAAAAACTTGACCTACTTAGTTTTAGAAGTTAGGAACTGTGGATTTTATAAACTTAGGGACTGTCATTATTCAAAAATTAGGTTTATTTAGAAGTCGTGGGAACTTTGTGTGTAACAAACGCTTCTTTCTAATAACTGTGTGCATTTTTAGCATTCAATTCTACAACAATGTACATCTACATGATGTTcatttaaacaattttacaaatcTTTATTCACGCACAGCAGATGAAACCCATCTCGTGACTcacatgtaaacaaaataaagaagtGATCAATTTATTAGCGAGCAATCAATTGATATACCGACTCCTTCGCCGACCACCCACACGCAACATCCATTACTTACTACCAAAGActaaatttatttacatatcatACAAATCCAGCAATGTATAGTGATTTAAGAAAGATCATCGGCGAGTGTTCTAAAGTCAATGACCGGAGCCTTGACCGCTGTTCAGTGAAAGTTGGACTGCAGTGATGCTAAACAAGAATCGCACTAAGATATCGATTTACAGTTTAATAGATATGAGAATGTCCCTTTCGATTGCGGAAATCGATTGGATTGTTTTGATGTTCTTGAAAGTAAAGGGGAATCTGATGTTCTATTCAAAATGGCTGGTGTGTAGGAAGTTGTAATTTTATCTTGAGAGGATTCCGGAAATAATTGGAAGATCTTATTAGACAGGGTGTcgaataattacaaaataaatagttaaaaatcattttttaatgtacaacacttaaaattaaaaataatcaacaaCAATTACACAATAGTCAACAAAAACGCGATCAACAGCACAAACAACAACATAAAATTGTATGCACACAACAATAAATATCACAACATTAGTACATAAGTCAACACTAATGGAATTACATCTCCATCAGATCTACGAAATTTGTATTTACAACTGGCAACCCCGCTTATAAAAATAAGCTATAGAACCTCAttccccattttttttttattatttagtgctTGTGGCCTCCTTTGTGGTGGTAAACGTGTTTGTAGACAGGTACGTGGACGGGGTAAGGCTTGGGGATTGGGACCTCAACCTTCTTCTCGACCTCGACGGGGTATGGCTTCTCGACCTCATAAGGGACGGGCTTCTCAACGGTGTAAGGTACTGGCTTCTCTACAATCTGGGGCACGACCTGCAAAAGAATTTCACATAAGtctttttgcattgtttttaGATAGATGGTAATCAAATTCAGCCCAGTTCTTTTAACTAGCTAGACATTATAcagcttttaaaatatgataCATTTCTACTTTCTAAAAAACTTTGACAACTTTTTTTGACTTTGTCTAGACACGGGTCTTGTGAGTGTAGACGGAGTCATTGGCATATGTGTTGAGACCGGTTAGGAGAAAGAAAGTGCATTTAAGAGAGCTGCCAATAAAATGAAGACtagtttaattatttgtataagTTACATTATCTGGGATGGGAGAATGTATCCGAACGTAAATGGGCGCGAACTGTCACAAACGCactgttcttttttcaaatgcaCGGCTGACTGCCCGCGCTCTTACTTTCTGTCATGGCCGACTGAGTTACGTAACCGATGCAGCAATGAATGGGTAACGTTATGAGATAATTGCAAAAACGCATCTAGACACAATAACTGTGATATAACATCACGTTGTACTACTTTATTTGTGTAAGATAATTGTATAGTTTCTCTTTAGCGCGCCTCTTTAACTTTGCGGTTTGAGTAATTGAATTGATGTTAGGAGAATGGCATTTTATCCGTTGGGAGTATAAACCTAATTGGTTCTATCTTTATGGCGTGGTCGATGTGAAAGGTGGCCTTATAATAACGatcatttgttttcattgtaGACAAAGAAAGTTGTATGCTaccatatgtattttttatgaaaccaATCGTGAAAGTCGTAAAATTCAGTCATCGTTTTATTTGCGTACTAAATGTTAtcatgtgtttgtttatttgcgaTTGTAAACTTGTTTTAAATGAATGCAAATGGAATgtttggcttttgttttatttcgttttggcACGGGACTGAAAGTATTTGGTAGTCATCTGACAGGGTGAAATGACGAATGGGACGTGTGTTTATAAATTCCATTCTAGCAAAACAATGAACGCTTAGGTGACATTGTCTGAAGAAATTATGGATTCTACACAGTAATATTGTTTGATTGGAGatttcaatattgttttagaACCGCAATCAATAAACGTGAAGACATCGAAAGCTCGCAGGAATTAACAGTTATGACAGTTGAATGCTGTCATAACTGTCAGATGCTTTTTGGCGCCAATTTCTTGATAGAATGCAGTCAATTACTACAAAGGCCTTATGTAGAAGATGTTAGATAATAGCAAGAGCGTTTTGTGATAGGAACAAATCAACACTTCCTTGAAGTTTTAAGGTGTAaactaaaagtgaggctaagtTAGTGTTCTACTTTCTTCATGCATAAGGCGAGTGCAAACCTTTAGGGCATAATtatgtcttgtaattttttacatttatgatattattatctttgacagttttttttgaTAACCGGTCtctttgaataattattatgtttctttttcagACTGTTTATGTAACGTACATTTTAATGCGATATCCAACTGATTTCTTGAATATAAGACGTGGATACGACATTTCAGAATTTGCTTATTAGCCAGCTGTCAATAATTTTGGATTCATGTCTCTTAAATCGCGAATTTTGACAGGTTTATCACAAACTTTTTTTACTGCGACACGAACGGCGGAAACTAGCCACTTAAGATTGTCTTTACCAGTAACACACTTGAATCTGCCAAGATTTTGATGATCTTAGAGGGACTATCATCTCCTCTACATGTCTTAGAAGTCTCAAAATCTCATAAAAGTCTAAGATCTCTCATAGAAGGACATCTAAAAGTTATATCCATCTATTTATTAACATTAGGAGCCAAATCTTACCTTGTAAACTGGCACATGGATAGGCTGTTCCACCGTAACGTGGACGGGGTAGGGCTGGGGTATCGGGACCTTCACGTACTGCGGGACTGACACGGCCACGGGATGCGGGACCGGGACTCCGATCTTCTTCACCACCGTGACGTGGTAGGGTTTTGTGTGCTCCGAGTGGGAATGACCTTCGGGCTCCCAGTCTTCGGATGGACGGGCAGCAGCGTACGCTGCCAGGAGGAGGATGGCTGCTGTTCTCTGGAAGATAAGG
The sequence above is a segment of the Helicoverpa armigera isolate CAAS_96S chromosome 20, ASM3070526v1, whole genome shotgun sequence genome. Coding sequences within it:
- the LOC110379248 gene encoding uncharacterized protein LOC110379248, encoding MIAFRTAAILLLAAYAAARPSEDWEPEGHSHSEHTKPYHVTVVKKIGVPVPHPVAVSVPQYVKVPIPQPYPVHVTVEQPIHVPVYKVVPQIVEKPVPYTVEKPVPYEVEKPYPVEVEKKVEVPIPKPYPVHVPVYKHVYHHKGGHKH